In Mastacembelus armatus chromosome 4, fMasArm1.2, whole genome shotgun sequence, the following are encoded in one genomic region:
- the mrpl54 gene encoding large ribosomal subunit protein mL54: protein MSGYGLFRIVTLTKCITTKTNTFNRIQTCGYAKKVASRGKGKGMVKDELKGPEVCKDPGRLTAYAVGVNIFKQGEDPKLKPPEEYPEWLFQLNLGKPKKLHELESDTWEYWKRLRKENIWRFNRLHKGKKF from the exons ATGTCGGGGTATGGTTTATTTAGGATAGTAACGTTAACAAAATGCATCACAACCAAGACGAACACGTTCAACAGAATCCAGACGTGCGGATATGCGAAGAAAGTTG CGTCCAGAGGAAAAGGCAAAGGTATGGTGAAAGACGAGCTGAAAGGTCCAGAGGTGTGTAAAGACCCTGGCAGACTAACAGCGTATGCAGTAGGGGTCAACATCTTCAAACAAGGAGAAGACCCTAAATTAAAGCCTCCTGAGGAATATCCAGAGTG GTTGTTCCAGTTGAATCTGGGAAAACCCAAAAAGCTGCATGAGCTGGAGTCAGACACCTGGGAGTACTGGAAGCGTCTAAGGAAGGAAAACATTTGGCGTTTCAACAGACTACATAAAGGAAAGAAGTTTTAG
- the malt2 gene encoding MALT paracaspase 2 translates to MEEGTVSIGTLSEHVLNRLSKMLDNSTCGWRQLAGAVSEQPKFRCSESELTSCSIQVLSAAGSPGRTLLARLADRSCSLDFLLHCLMKIDHQEAVQFLTTTASEMIRITVQPQSQQATVGGRVVLTCRAAGPSGLSYQWFRGKEEILNEMGNSPELVLCPLASVHQGHYICRVNHGENCVFSQWAQIQVVHSAGSSPGCSSTLFPGSLSGLRIIHQPQSQSVSEGNTLLLECKAEANPPAQYVWYHNTVPMPQHKTSSLRIPFVTTAQRGQYRCKVFNLYHEAWSDTATVTIGPSSITDASWVEVDRGLDSQKVHRSTHRPGKHPLEETANQSPSGKLFYATDKVALLIGNMNYIYHTQLCAPIADVHELTNLLRQMDFKVVTLLDLNWQEMHSAVTEFLMLLDKGVYGLLYFAGHGYENYGNSFMVPIDAPASYTSEHCLCVQNILTRMQEKKTGLNVFLLDMCRKRNPNDDVIVQTGLLKVTANIVFGYATCADAEAYEVKREDVSNGIFISFLKRRVCEDEKVTVMLDRVAEDMGRCEITRGRQALELRSNLSERRSLTDQIQTSECSASYSARNLQWAVAHVLPKSSYLQFDCGVTVQLGFAAEFSNVMVIYTRILDKPKEIISCSAQLTDFPQDVDIDLKKSNQETLIEAGSLLLIKENLPSPEVPSLYTRICSLQRLKTELTFTVCLQYTYSNMDEEVEERKPVTVGKPLVSKLNLHDPRPSRACSLNLESLKVPECSFTSVSSTSNTWSYYSHTGRQSSTTDAPTSSRKANVPEENDSPEMFDAPKPLVASKSLPHSQVNDTNYKFSDMYNFHSY, encoded by the exons ATGGAGGAGGGCACCGTGAGCATCGGTACTCTGAGCGAACACGTCCTGAACAGGTTGTCAAAGATGCTGGACAACTCCACCTGCGGATGGAGGCAGCTGGCCGGGGCGGTGTCGGAGCAGCCAAAGTTCCGCTGCAG tGAAAGTGAGCTGACCAGCTGCTCAATCCAGGTGCTGAGCGCTGCAGGTAGCCCAGGACGCACCCTCTTGGCTCGCCTGGCTGATCGCTCCTGCTCCCTGGACTTCCTGCTCCACTGCCTGATGAAGATAGACCACCAGGAAGCCGTGCAGTTCCTCACCACCACAg cGTCAGAGATGATTCGGATCACAGTGCAGCCGCAGTCCCAGCAGGCCACAGTGGGAGGAAGGGTGGTATTGACCTGCAGAGCCGCTGGTCCCTCTGGACTCAGCTACCAGTGGTTCAGAGGCAAAGAGGAG ATTTTGAATGAAATGGGGAATTCTCCAGAACTGGTTCTGTGTCCTTTGGCGTCAGTGCACCAGGGTCACTACATCTGTAGGGTCAACCATGgagaaaactgtgttttctctcagtgGGCTCAGATTCAAGTAGTTCACTCTGCAGGTTCCAGTCCAG gctgcagcagcactCTGTTTCCTGGCTCACTGAGTGGACTGCGTATCATCCACCAACCCCAGTCCCAGTCAGTATCTGAGGGCAACACTCTGCTGCTGGAATGCAAAGCAGAGGCCAACCCTCCTGCCCAGTATGTGTGGTACCACAACACGGTACCAATGCCACAACATAAGACATCTTCCCTCAGG ATCCCATTTGTGACCACAGCGCAGAGAGGACAGTACAGATGTAAGGTGTTCAATTTATATCATGAGGCTTGGAGTGACACAGCAACGGTCACTATTG GCCCCAGTTCCATCACTGATGCATCCTGGGTAGAAGTTGATCGTGGCTTAG ACTCACAGAAAGTCCACAGGTCAACCCACAGACCAGGAAAACATCCACTAGAAGAGACGGCCAATCAGTCACCGTCAGGGAAGCTTTTCTATG CAACAGACAAAGTTGCTCTCTTGATTGGCAACATGAACTACATTTACCACACCCAGCTGTGTGCACCCATTGCTGATGTGCATGAGCTGACCAACCTTCTTAGACAAATGGACTTCAAGGTGGTTACCCTGCTCGACCTCAACTGGCAGGAGATGCACAGTGCTGTTACTGAGTTCCTCATGCTGCTTGACAAGGGAGTCTACG GGTTACTATACTTTGCTGGCCATGGTTATGAGAACTACGGCAACAGTTTCATGGTTCCCATCGACGCACCGGCCTCCTACACGTCAGagcactgtttgtgtgtgcagaatATACTTACCAGGATGCAGGAGAAAAAGACTGGGCTCAACGTATTCCTTCTTGACATGTGTCGCAAAAG aAACCCGAATGATGATGTCATTGTGCAAACAGGACTGCTGAAGGTGACAGCGAATATAGTGTTTGGTTATGCCAC ATGTGCAGATGCAGAAGCGTACGAAGTGAAGAGGGAAGACGTGTCCAACGGCATCTTCATAAGCTTCCTCAAAAGGCGAGTTTGTGAAGATGAAAAGGTCACAGTGATGCTGGACAGAGTGGCTGAAG ACATGGGTCGTTGTGAAATAACGCGAGGGAGGCAGGCTCTGGAGCTGCGCAGTAATCTGTCCGAACGCCGTTCCCTCACCGACCAGATACAGACCTCTGAATGTTCTGCGTCCTATTCAGCCCGGAACCTGCAGTGGGCCGTTGCTCATG TCCTACCTAAGAGCAGTTACCTTCAGTTTGACTGTGGGGTGACAGTTCAGCTCGGGTTTGCTGCAGAGTTCTCCAACGTCATGGTCATCTACACTCGGATACTTGACAAGCCCAAAGAAATTATTTCATGCTCTGCTCAGCTTACCGACTTCCCTCAG GATGTGGACATTGATCTGAAGAAGAGTAACCAGGAGACTCTGATCGAAGCAGGCAGTTTATTATTAATCAAGGAAAATCTACCTTCACCAGAGGTGCCCAGTCTTTACACACGCATCTGCAGCCTGCAGAGACTCAAG ACGGAGCTCACGTTCACAGTTTGTCTTCAATACACATATTCCAACATGGATGAAGAAGTAGAGGAAAGAAAACCAGTAACAGTTGGAAAACCATTGGTCTCCAAACTCAACCTGCATGACCCACGACCGTCTCGTGCCTGCTCCTTAAACCTTGAATCCTTGAAGGTTCCCGAGTGCTCCTTCACCTCTGTTAGTTCAACCTCAAATACATGGTCATATTATTCACACACTGGCAGACAATCTTCCACGACTGACGCTCCGACGTCATCCAGGAAAGCCAATGTCCCGGAGGAGAATGACAGTCCTGAAATGTTTGATGCCCCTAAACCTCTGGTTGCCAGCAAAAGCTTGCCTCACAGCCAAGTTAATGACACAAACTATAAATTTAGTGACATGTACAATTTTCACTCTTATTAG